The DNA segment ATCCTCGAGGCCCGTCTCCACATCGAAAAAAGGGAGCAGGAATGGACCCTGACCCTGAAGGGGGAGCTGTTCCAGTTCTCCTCCTTCAAGGCCCCGGCCGTGCAGCTGGAGAGGGACGAAATGACCGACCCGGGCCGGGAGCGGGAAGCGGTCTTCTACGAACGGATGTATCTTCTGGAAGAGGGGATGCAGCTGTTCGACAGCCTGTTCGCGGCGTTTCTTCGGGAGCGCCTCGGCGGGACCTGGCCGGAGCAGGAAAAGCTCATGGGCGAGTGGCTGGCGGAGGAGGAGGCCTAACCGGCCGCCCCCGACGCCTGCCCGTCTTCGAAATATTCCAGGATCTGCAGGAAGTTCGCCGCCAGGGCCGGATGCAATACGGTCCCCGCCGCGGCGCGCACCCGGGCGGCGACCAGCTCCTTCGAAAGGGCGTCGCGATAGGCCCGGCGGGTGCGCTGGGCGTCGTAGAAATCGGAGACGGTGGTCAACTGGCTGCAGAGATTCTGCCGCCACCCGGATGCCACACGTGGGTAGCCGGCCCCCTCGAAATGGATGTGATGCTCGAAGGCGGCCACCGCCGCCAGGCGCGGAACCCCGGGGGTTTCGAGCAGGTAGCGGGCGCCCGTCCGGGGGTGCTGGCGGATCAGTCCCCACTCCTCCTCGGTCAGGGAATCCGGCTTGTTGAGGACCTCCCCGGGGATGAAGAGCTTGCCCACGTCGTGGAGCATGGCGGCGACCCCGATGTCGTGGAGCAGAGGCCCCTCGATGCCGAGAGCCATGGCCTGGGCCAGGGTGAGGATGCAGACGTTGACCGAATGGACGAAGGTGTAGTCGTCCCGCTCCTTCATCGGGGCCAGGGCCAGGAAAGGGTTGGACGCACCAGCCAGGGCCTCGGCGAACTCGGTCACCACCTCCGAGATGCCCGCGGAATGAAGCCTGCGGCGCTTGCGGACCCCCTCGAAAATCTCCGCTCCACACTCCTGCCCCGCAGAGAGACGCTCGAGGCGGGCATGCACCTTGGAGCCCCCGCCTTTTCCGTCCAGGGCGGGGGAGGGGCCGCGCACGTCGACCTGCCCCAGGCGGATCCTGCCCGAAGCTCCCAGCGATCCCGAACCGGGCCCGCCCCGGGTCAGAACGCCGACCAGCGCCTTCAGATCCTCCCTCCCGACCCCCCTCAACAGCTGGATGTGACCGATTCCCCGGGCGCGAAGAATGCGGGCGAAACGCTCCAGGTGCATGCTCCCGGCCAGGGGGCATCAGGCAAAGACCAGCTCCTCCTCGACCAACATCAGGGCCACCTCGTCCTCGCCGGCCAGGGCCTCTTCCAGGCAGGAATAGGCGCTTCCGAGCAGGGCCTCGACCTGCCGGTGCTCCGGAGAATAAAGCGAAGCGTTGGCGGCGGCCATCACCAGGCGGCGCACAAAGCCTTCGACGCTGTTCATGCGGTCGGTATCCATCTATTCCTCTAGATCCTCGCCAGGGCCGCCTCGGCGAGCTCCGACAGTTCGTTCCCGCCGACCTTCGCCAGCCGCTCCAGCAGACCGCGCGCCTCACCCGCCGGATACCGGTCCAGGCTTCCCACGATCTCGACCTTGAGGCGGTGAAGCTGACGCCGGTGCAGAAGCGGCCGGCTCTCCAGCAGGCGCTCCAGCTCCGGAATGGCCTCGGCGCTGCCGATCCCGGCCAGGGCATGGACCGCGCCGCACTTGAGCTCGAATTCGAAATCGACCACGCTCGCCCTGCCGAGGATCGCGAGCAACTTTTCCAGAACCTGCGGACTGCGGCTTTTCTCTGCGGACTGCATGAACTGGAGTCGCTCATCCGGGTCGGGGCTGTCCAGCCCCTTGAGCAGCAGCTGCTCCATGCGGGGGTCGCCGAGATGCAGAAGGGCCTTGAACACCTCCTGCCGCACCCGGGCGTGGGGGTGGTGGATCAGGCGGTGAAGATAGGGGGCGACCCCGGGGTCGCCGAGGTTGCGAAGAAGCAGCACCAGGTTCCTGACCACGTACCAGCGGGCGTCGGACAGGCGCAGCAGGGCCGCGGGCCGCGCCGCCGCCCCCAGCTTCTGCAGGCAGTCGAGGACGTAGCGCCGGCGCGAACGGTCCGCCTCCTCGGCCAAGAGGTCGAGAAGGGGCTCAGCGAAGGGGCTTCCCACCCGCAGGATGAGCGCCCGGATGTCCGGGGACTTGGACTTGCCCCAGACGGAGAGACCGGCCAGGACCTTCTCGAGAAAGGCGCTCCGGGCGAAGGAGGCGAGAAGGTCGTCCCGGGGCTGAAGCCCCCCGGCGGCCCACCCGGCCCCCCCGAGGCGCTCGTGCAGCTCCGCCCGGGCGAGGAAATCCCCCATCTCGAGCAGGTAATCGACGTGCTCCGCCAGGCCGTCCTTGAGCCCCTCCGAGTCCTCGTCCGTCCCCAGCGACCTGAGCACCTCCACGGTGACGGCGGCGGCCTGCACTTCGACCCGGTGCGGCTCCAGCGACTCCTTGAGCATCTCCACCCCCTCGCGCTGGGCGGGGGGAAGGCGATTCAGACCGACCAGGCTCTCCAGCTTGTCCCGGTAAGCCTCGGGGACGTAGTTCCCACTGGTGTCCTGTCCCAGGACATCGCCGAGCATTCGCTCCCGCTCCTCATCGCGCACCCCGGGAGCGGCCGGGGTGCCGGAGGCCCCCTCGCCCAGGCGGGCGAAGCGCTCGAGGAGCTTCAGGATGGCCGTGGGAACCGTGGCCCGCTGAAGGTTGACATCCTCCAGAACCTCCAGGATCGTCTTTTGGGGCAGGCGCCCGAGGAGCCCTTCGGCGACCCCCCTGCGGCTCGCCAGGGAGTTGAAGGCGCTGCCGAGGAGCTGCTTGCGAAGACCGGGGTTCAAGCCATCCGCCAGGGCACTCATCTTTTCCAGGGCCTCGGCCCGCTCCCCCTCTTCCATCCCCTCGTCGCCCAGCTCCCTGAGGAAGGTGGCGATGGTCTCGTCGTAGGCGGCCGCCGATCCGCCGGGGAGGAAGTCCTCCCCCTCGTTCATGACCCGGGCCAGGGCACGGGGATCCTCGATCCCCTCCGGCTCCCCCTCCCCTTTCACATCGCCGGCCATGAGGGCACGGATAAAGCGGCCCCAGAGGTCCTCCTGCTGACCCTGCGCCCCTTCGGCGGCCCCAAAGGCCCCGTAGTCGACCCCCTTGATGACCAGGTGCTCCAGGCCGGCCCCGGCGGCCACCTGCTCGATCCCCCCCTGTTCCTGCACCTGCTCGCGGCTCATCCCCATGATCCGGTGGAACCGGCCAAGGTCCTCGGCCCCGAGGCCGGGACGAAAGACCAGGGCGGCGGCGCCTTGCCGGGAAAGATCCTGGGCGAGGTCCCGGAAGACCGGGTCGTTCTCGTCCAGCTCTGCGTCGCCCAGAAAGAGGGTGTTGCGGCCGATCCCCAGGGTGATTTCCCCCCCGGGGGCCAAAAGCTGGTTCAGGAGGTCGAGAGCCTTGCCGGAGGCCGAAGCGATGATCGGATGATCGCCGGGGTAGGTAACGAAATGACGGCGGGAGATATTGAGGGCGTAGATGAAGTTGGCCAGGACCTTGGCGTCCAGGTCAAGATCGTTGCTGGCAGGGGCACCTGGCGCCAAGGGACGGCCTCCGGAGACGGATCAGGGATGGAGAACGGGGAAGATTCCTCACCCCGGGAGCCTAGCACGAAAGGCGGGCCGCCCTCAATCGACAAATGCCCGGACCGGGAGCGGACAAAAAAAACCGGCCATCCGGCCGGTTTTCACCCCTCAGCGTCGGAGGGAACTTTCAATCACGGAATTCGGACCCCGTGGACTCGTCAGTCTTCTTCTCGGCCTCCTCGGAAGCCTTCCCCTTCAATTCTTCCGCGGACTCCCCGAGGCTCTCCTCGTGGTGCCCCCCGAAGGGATGCATAACCCTTTCCTTCAAATCATGCCAACGCTCTTTCCAAGGTTCGTTTTTCATGGTCTAGCCCCCTTTCTTCTTTTGAGGTGAACCTTACACGACAATTATATCGCGAAATCCTTGAAGTGGTCAAAAGGGACGCAAAATCGGGAATCTGGAGCCTGCAAAGAGGCGGCCCCGATGGAACTGAAAAGACCCGAACGATTGTGCACGCCCTCGTTTCGCTCCGCGTGGCACAGAAGCTTTCGCTCTCCCCATTCGCCCCAGCCGAAGCGGAGTGGATGAGTTTGGAAAAAACGCGGACGACTGCTCGAGCCGCAGGCGAGTTTTCGTCCGCGCCGAATTCATCTGCGAAGTGGAGGAAGCCCGCCCTCCAGGCTCGCCCTCAGCCCCGCCTCCAGGGTCGGGTAAAGCAGCTGTACGCCGAGCTTTTCGAGCATCCGGGCGTTGTCCATGCGCCGCGACTCGGCGATATAGGAAAGCATCAGGGGTGTCATCACCTTGCGGGCCTCGTCCAGGCCGATCCGAGGCGGCCGAGGCAGCCCGGCCGCGTCGGCCACGGCCTCGAAATACTCGGTCATGGTGCCGGCCTGGCCGTCGCTGACGTTGAAGATCTCGCCGTCCTCCCCTTTTTCCGCCGCGGCCAGGCAGACCCGGACCAGGTCGTCGGCATGGATGCGGTTGGTGTAGGAAGCGTCCTCGGGGCGCAGCACCGGGTGGCCCTCCCGGATGCGGGCCAGGGGAAGCCGCCCGGGTCCGTAGATCCCCGTCACCCGCAGGATCACCACGGGGATGCCGCGTCCCTTGCCCCAGCCGGCCAGCAGCGTCTCGGCGTCGAGGCGGCGCCTGGCCCGGGCGGTCTGGGGATTGACCGGCGTCTCCTCGGTCACGGTCGCCCCGCCGCAGTCGCCGTAGACCCCGCTGGTGCTGATGTAAACAAGCTTCGCCGGCTCCTCGCCCGGCTCCACCGAGGCGCAGAAGACCCGCACCCGGGTGTCGAGCATTCCGCCGCCGGGCGGCGGCGCGAAATAGAAGACCGTCGCCCCCTTCGTCGGCAGCCCGCCGATCGGCTCCATCCCGTCGAGGTCGCCCCGCACCGCGGCGACGCCCTCCGCCTCCAGGCGCTTGGCGCTCTTCTCCGAGCGGGCCAGTGCAGTCACCGTCCCCCCCCCCTCGATGGCCAGCTTCGCCACCCGCCGGCCGATGTCTCCGCAGCCGATGATCAGTATCTTGTTCACCTTGTTTCTCCTGTTGAAAAATCGCTCTCTGCCCCTCGCCCCCCCCTTCGACGCAGGCGGACAAGTCGTTGGGGCGCCCTCTCTTTGCATCCTTTCTCTGGGCGGTCAGAGAAAGGATGGCGCCGGGGGCGCAATCCCCCGGTTTTTACCCCAAACTCTTCGAAACAACCTCGTACAGGTCCCGGGAGATCCCGCCGGTATCGAGGATGCGCTTCAGCTGACCCCGCATCAATCGCTGGCGCCCCTCGTCGTAGCGCCGCCAACGGCTCAGCCCCCCGGCCAGGCGCGCCGCCCCCATGGGGTTGAGGGGGTCGAGCTCCAGAACCCGGTCGGCGATAAAGGCGTAGCCCTCCCCGCTGGCGGCGTGGAAAGCGGCCGGGTTGGCCATGGAGAAAGCGCCGACCAGGGCCCGCACCCGGTTGGGGTTCTTGATGTTGAAGTCGGGGTGGGCGGCCAGGCGCTTCACCTCGGCGAGGGTCCCGGCCCTCTTGGAAGCCGCCTGCAGGGTGAACCACTTGTCGAGCACCAGAGGCTCGTGCCGCCAGCGGCCGTAGAACGCGTCGAGGGCCTCCTGCCGCCCCGGCAGGTCGCTGTCGGCCAGGCAGGAAAGGGCCGCCAGCTCGTCGGTCATGTTGCCCCCCCGGCGCAGCTGCTCCAGGCAGAGCCCGACGCCCTCGCCCTCCTCCAGGGTCATCAGGGTGGCCAGGCAGAGGTTCTTCAGAGAGCGCCGCCCCACCGCCCGTGGCTCCACTGAGTAGGGTCCCGGCTCTTCCAGGGAGCGGTAGCGGCCGATCAGCTCGGCCTCCAGGGTGCGGGCGAGTTCCCGACGCAGGAACTGGCGGACGGCGCGGACCGCCTCCGGGTCGATGACCTCCATCTGCTCGCCGAGAAAAGTCTCGGCCGGCAGGGTCAGGGCCAGGGCGAGCAGGGCCTCGTCCGCCTCGGTGTCGAGCAGGGTCTTGGCGAAGGCCTCGGCCAGCAGGGGATCGAGCTCCAGGGCCTCGCCGCGCCGGTGCCGGTCGACGAGGCGGGCAGAGACCCGCAGGACCAGCTGCTGGCCCGCCTCCCAGCGGTTGAAAGGATCTCCGTCGTGGGCCATGAGAAAGGCCAGCTCCCCGTCGGAATAATCGAAGCGCAGGGTGACCGGGGCCGAGAAGTCGCGCAGCAGCGACGGAACCGGCCTTTCTGGCACGTCGACGAAGCGGAAGGTCTGCTCCTCCTGGGTCAGCTCGAGGACCCGCTCCGCCGCCCCGGGGGCCGTCTCCCCCTCCAGGCGCAGGGGGATCTCCCGCCCCTGCGCATCGAGCAGGCCGACCGTCAGGGGGATGTGAAAGGGCTCCTTCGCCTCCTGGCCCGGGGTCGCCGGGCAGCTCTGGCGCACGCTCAGCGTGTAGCTCCGGGCCTCTTCGTCCCAGGATGCCTCCGCCGCCAGCTCCGGAGTGCCCGCCTGGCTGTACCAGAGGGCGAAGCGGGAGAGGTCCCGCCCGCCCGCCTCGGCCATCGCCGCGAGGAAGTCGTCGACCGTCGCCGCCTGGCCGTCGTGGCGCGACAGGTAGAGGCGCAGCCCCTCCCGGAACCGCTCGGGGCCGAGCAGGGTGTGGTACATGCGGATCACCTCGGCCCCCTTGTTGTAGACCGTGGTGGTGTAGAAGTTGTTGATCTCCACGTACGACTCGGGCCGCACCNCGCACCGGGTGGGCCATCGGGCCGCCGTCCTCGGGGAACTGGGCGTTGCGCAGGATGCGCACCTCCTCGATCCGCTTCACCGCCGGGCTGGTCATCGCCGCGGAGAACTCCTGGTCGCGAAAGACGGTCAAACCCTCCTTGAGCGAGAGCTGGAACCAGTCGCGGCAGGTGACCCGGTTGCCCGTCCAGTTGTGGAAGTACTCGTGGCCGATGACCCCCTCGATCCCCTGGTAGTCGGCGTCGGTGGCGGTCTCCGGCTTGGCCAGGACGTACTTGGAGTTGAAGACGTTGAGTCCCTTGTTCTCCATCGCCCCGAAGTTGAAGTCGTCCACCGCCACGATCATGTAGATGTCGAGGTCGTACTCCAGACCGAAGGTCTCCTCGTCCCACCGCATCGCGCGCTTGAGCGAGGCCATGGCGTGGCCGCACTTGTCCCGGTTGCGCTCCTCGGTGTAGATGCGCAGGGCCACCGAGCGGCCCGAGGCGGTTTCGTAGCTGTCCTCCACGCAGGCCAGGTCCCCGGCCACCAGGGCGAAGAGGTAGCCCGGCTTGGGGAAGGGGTCCTCCCAGGTGGCGAAGTGGCGGCCCCCCTCCAGGTCGCCGCTCCCGACGAGATTGCCGTTGGCCAGCAGGACCGGGAACTTGACCCGGTCGGCGGCGAGCGTGGTCGAGAAGCGGGCCAGCACGTCGGGGCGGTCGGGGTAGTAGGTGATCTTGCGGAAGCCCTGGGCCTCGCACTGGGTGCAGAAGTTGCCCCCCGAGACGTAAAGCCCCTCCAGGGAGGTGTTCTCCGCGGGGCGGATCGCCGTGGTCACCTCCAGCGCGAAGGCCTGCGGCGGGTCGGGCAGGGGCAAGGTCAGGGTCTCCTCGTCGAGGCGATACTCGGCGGGGTCGAGCTCCCGGCCGTCCAGGCGCACGTTGAGCAGGCGCAGCTCCTCGCCGTTCAGCACGAGGGGCCCGCCGGCCCCGGCCGGGTTGCGGCGCAGGGCGAGGCGCGAGCGGACCAGGGTCGTCTCCTCCGAGAGGTCGAAGTGCAGCTCGATGCTCTCGACGAGGTAGGGCGGGGGGGCGTAGTCGGCGCGGTGGATCGGCTGGGGCGTTTTCTCGGTCATGGCTCTGAATCCTGGGGAAAGGGGGTTGCTGTTCGGCTAAGCGGGGGGGAGACCATATATGAGCGAATGCGAAGGGGCGAAGGTGCCCGCCGGGCCGCTCGCGCCCACCCGGAACCATAGCGCAAACCGGGAAAATTATCAAAGGGATTGATAATACAGGGTTTAATGAGTTCGGCTGCCCACCATTCGATGCCGTGCCAAGGGGGCTGGCGGGACGCTCTCTGTCCAAATGCACAGTCGCGGCACGTCCCAAATGCATCGCATTTTTACGGCTTCCCACGTGGAAGACCTTGGATCCCCGGCGTATAGTAGGAACCATCAAAGGCCTGTTGTGGCAGGCGGGCCGACGAGACGGTTCTTCATCCTTCTCCTTTCCAAAACGATATAGAAAAAAACCTTCTTCAACCTTCCTTCGCGCGTCGTTTCTCCCTCCTGAGCGGCGCGCATTTTTTTTGCCCCCGCCCTTTCCCGTCCTCAGACTAAAGCACCCCCGCAAGGGGACTTTCCGGGGATTATCCGTTGACTTTTGCCCCCCCGCCGTGTACAAGGTTAGAGTTCTAGAATCATATCTTCAGGATGGGACCTTCTCACCTTTTTTCTATTGACCCAAGGAGGATTGAATGAACGGAAAGATCTGCGCACTTCTGGCCGCGCTACTGCTGCTCCTGACGGGGCACTCCCTGGCTGCCAATGTCGGCTACTACGACATGTCTTCACAGCAGGGGGTTAGCTCCCAGGCCGCTGTCATCACCACAGCCGGAGAGACCCCGGTACTGATAACCGACTTGTCCGCCGGGGATTTGGCCGGCATCGACGTGCTGTTCGTCCAGAACCCCAGCAATGGCAGCTATGGCTTTGAATACACCTCCCGCCTCGCGGACATCGAGGCGGCCGTCAACGCCGGGATGGTTCTGATCATCCACGACCGTTACGTCACTGCGGCTGAATCCATCCTGCCCGGCGGGGCGGGATTCACCATCCTCCGCGATTTTACCCACAGCAGAGACATAGACGTCCTTGATGACACCACCCTCGTCACCGACGGCCCCGGCGGGATCATCAACGACACATCTCTGGACCTTGGCACCTCCTCCAGCCACGGCTACACGGAGGCGGCCAGCCTCCCCGGAGACGCGGTCCTTTTGCTGAGCACCACCGACCCGACCCACATCGTCACCTTCGCCTACCCCTTCGGGGCCGGCTGGGTCATCTACTCCACCATTCCCCTCGACTTCTATCTCAATGGGAGTGGCGGGATAAGAACCCAAATGCAGAATTACGCCGCCAACGTGGTGGCCTATGCCGCCAACATTACCCCCTCGTTCCTCGCCGTCACCCCGGCCTCCGGCGACGAGGACACCGCCATTCCCCTCGACATTTCCCTCAACCCCGACTTCCCGGACCTCGGCGACCTAGTCGTTCAGAGCATCGTCATCTCCGGGGTTCCCGACGGCGCATCCCTGTCCGCCGGCATCGACAACGGAGACGGCACCTGGGACCTCACCCTCGCGGAGCTCGACGGCCTGCAACTTTTCCCGCCTGCCGACTCCAACGTCGACATCACCCTGACCGTCACTGCCGAAGCTCTCAACGCCCTGGACGAATTGGTGACCGCCGTCCAGTCGCTCTTTGTCGACCTGATCGGCGTCGCCGACGACCCGACCCTTGCCACCCAGAACACCTTCCCCTTCGGCTTGCAGATTGTCGTACCGGTTGAGATCGAAGCTGAACTCACCGACACCGACAGCTCCGAAACCCTGACCGTCACCATCTCCAACGTCCCGGACGACGCCTTCCTCTCCGCTGGCGTGAACATGGGCGGCGGCAACTGGCTGCTCACCCCCGCCGACCTCAACGGCCTGCGAATCGCCCTGCCCTTCCGGCTGCGCTACTACGTCAAATGGGATCTTGGCGTCGCCGCTACCGCCACGGAGGACGATGGTAGCGCCACGACCCTGATGGACACCATCAAAGTCATCTACCTCGAAGCTTTCATCGACGACGACACCGCAAGCGACGGCAACGACGACGGCACCGTGATCGTAGTCACCACAGACGGCGACAGCGGCGGCGGCTGCTCTCTCGGTGGCGCGGCGGGCATCGACCCGATGTTCCCCCTGCTCGCCTTCGGCGCCCTCGGCTACCTGGTGCGGCGGCGCAAAGACTAGTTTCCATGTGGCATGACAAACAAATCGGGGCAGCCATTCTGGCTGCCCCGTTCTTTTTGGCCGGGCTCTACCTGGTCCACCCGGTCCCGCTCGATCTGTCGTGGCCCCTGCGGGAACCGGCCCGCTTCCTCCTGCCCGCCCTCGCCTACCCTGTTCTGGAGGAGGCCGCCTTCCGCGGCCTGATCCAGGGGGAACTGGTGAAACGCCCCTTCGGACGCCGCACCCTGCTCAGCCTGAGCGGGGCCAACTGGGCCGCAAGCGCCCTCTTCGTGGCGGCGCACTTCCTCTACCACTCGCCCCTCTGGGCCCTGGCCGTCCTCGGCCCCTCCCTGCTCTTCGGCCACTTCCGCGACCGTTATGACAGCATCAGGCCCGGCGCCGTCCTTCACGTCCTCTACAACACCGGGTACTTCCTGACCTTCGGGGCCTAGCCCCAAGACCCGGGTTCTCCTTCAGAAGCGACTCACCACGCCGTTCCTCCACGATCACCCCCGACAAGGGTGAGAGCAAGGCCACGGACGGCAGCGGCGCCGCGACGACCCCGCGCGAATGCCCTTGCGACCCTGGCTGTCAATTCCGGAGGTGAGACCTCTCAGCGGGGGCCGATCGAATCCCCCTTCTTCAACTCAAGGATTTCGACAACATGCCTGCCACCCAAAAGCGCTCATCGGCCGGAGCGTCAGCGTTTTCGCCTTTGAGCTCCAGAAAAAACCGCCGAAGACCTTTCCCTGCGCCGGTGACGGACAATGAAGGTAACCGCATGCCCGGTCAGCAATCTCCGCATGAAGATAGAATGGATGGTGGCCTGTGGACCCAACAGAAGATGGAAATAGTCAGGAAGGGGGCCGTTTAGATTTCAAGCAGGAGAGTGGAAAGGCGATGCAAAAAACGTTCGGTCCTAATCATGCGAAAGAAGTCTCGCCGCTCGA comes from the Desulfuromonas sp. genome and includes:
- a CDS encoding DUF3458 domain-containing protein gives rise to the protein VRPESYVEINNFYTTTVYNKGAEVIRMYHTLLGPERFREGLRLYLSRHDGQAATVDDFLAAMAEAGGRDLSRFALWYSQAGTPELAAEASWDEEARSYTLSVRQSCPATPGQEAKEPFHIPLTVGLLDAQGREIPLRLEGETAPGAAERVLELTQEEQTFRFVDVPERPVPSLLRDFSAPVTLRFDYSDGELAFLMAHDGDPFNRWEAGQQLVLRVSARLVDRHRRGEALELDPLLAEAFAKTLLDTEADEALLALALTLPAETFLGEQMEVIDPEAVRAVRQFLRRELARTLEAELIGRYRSLEEPGPYSVEPRAVGRRSLKNLCLATLMTLEEGEGVGLCLEQLRRGGNMTDELAALSCLADSDLPGRQEALDAFYGRWRHEPLVLDKWFTLQAASKRAGTLAEVKRLAAHPDFNIKNPNRVRALVGAFSMANPAAFHAASGEGYAFIADRVLELDPLNPMGAARLAGGLSRWRRYDEGRQRLMRGQLKRILDTGGISRDLYEVVSKSLG
- a CDS encoding JDVT-CTERM domain-containing protein — translated: MNGKICALLAALLLLLTGHSLAANVGYYDMSSQQGVSSQAAVITTAGETPVLITDLSAGDLAGIDVLFVQNPSNGSYGFEYTSRLADIEAAVNAGMVLIIHDRYVTAAESILPGGAGFTILRDFTHSRDIDVLDDTTLVTDGPGGIINDTSLDLGTSSSHGYTEAASLPGDAVLLLSTTDPTHIVTFAYPFGAGWVIYSTIPLDFYLNGSGGIRTQMQNYAANVVAYAANITPSFLAVTPASGDEDTAIPLDISLNPDFPDLGDLVVQSIVISGVPDGASLSAGIDNGDGTWDLTLAELDGLQLFPPADSNVDITLTVTAEALNALDELVTAVQSLFVDLIGVADDPTLATQNTFPFGLQIVVPVEIEAELTDTDSSETLTVTISNVPDDAFLSAGVNMGGGNWLLTPADLNGLRIALPFRLRYYVKWDLGVAATATEDDGSATTLMDTIKVIYLEAFIDDDTASDGNDDGTVIVVTTDGDSGGGCSLGGAAGIDPMFPLLAFGALGYLVRRRKD
- a CDS encoding SDR family oxidoreductase translates to MNKILIIGCGDIGRRVAKLAIEGGGTVTALARSEKSAKRLEAEGVAAVRGDLDGMEPIGGLPTKGATVFYFAPPPGGGMLDTRVRVFCASVEPGEEPAKLVYISTSGVYGDCGGATVTEETPVNPQTARARRRLDAETLLAGWGKGRGIPVVILRVTGIYGPGRLPLARIREGHPVLRPEDASYTNRIHADDLVRVCLAAAEKGEDGEIFNVSDGQAGTMTEYFEAVADAAGLPRPPRIGLDEARKVMTPLMLSYIAESRRMDNARMLEKLGVQLLYPTLEAGLRASLEGGLPPLRR
- a CDS encoding HEAT repeat domain-containing protein; this translates as MAPGAPASNDLDLDAKVLANFIYALNISRRHFVTYPGDHPIIASASGKALDLLNQLLAPGGEITLGIGRNTLFLGDAELDENDPVFRDLAQDLSRQGAAALVFRPGLGAEDLGRFHRIMGMSREQVQEQGGIEQVAAGAGLEHLVIKGVDYGAFGAAEGAQGQQEDLWGRFIRALMAGDVKGEGEPEGIEDPRALARVMNEGEDFLPGGSAAAYDETIATFLRELGDEGMEEGERAEALEKMSALADGLNPGLRKQLLGSAFNSLASRRGVAEGLLGRLPQKTILEVLEDVNLQRATVPTAILKLLERFARLGEGASGTPAAPGVRDEERERMLGDVLGQDTSGNYVPEAYRDKLESLVGLNRLPPAQREGVEMLKESLEPHRVEVQAAAVTVEVLRSLGTDEDSEGLKDGLAEHVDYLLEMGDFLARAELHERLGGAGWAAGGLQPRDDLLASFARSAFLEKVLAGLSVWGKSKSPDIRALILRVGSPFAEPLLDLLAEEADRSRRRYVLDCLQKLGAAARPAALLRLSDARWYVVRNLVLLLRNLGDPGVAPYLHRLIHHPHARVRQEVFKALLHLGDPRMEQLLLKGLDSPDPDERLQFMQSAEKSRSPQVLEKLLAILGRASVVDFEFELKCGAVHALAGIGSAEAIPELERLLESRPLLHRRQLHRLKVEIVGSLDRYPAGEARGLLERLAKVGGNELSELAEAALARI
- the mrtJ gene encoding JDVT-CTERM system glutamic-type intramembrane protease gives rise to the protein MWHDKQIGAAILAAPFFLAGLYLVHPVPLDLSWPLREPARFLLPALAYPVLEEAAFRGLIQGELVKRPFGRRTLLSLSGANWAASALFVAAHFLYHSPLWALAVLGPSLLFGHFRDRYDSIRPGAVLHVLYNTGYFLTFGA
- a CDS encoding HD domain-containing phosphohydrolase translates to MHLERFARILRARGIGHIQLLRGVGREDLKALVGVLTRGGPGSGSLGASGRIRLGQVDVRGPSPALDGKGGGSKVHARLERLSAGQECGAEIFEGVRKRRRLHSAGISEVVTEFAEALAGASNPFLALAPMKERDDYTFVHSVNVCILTLAQAMALGIEGPLLHDIGVAAMLHDVGKLFIPGEVLNKPDSLTEEEWGLIRQHPRTGARYLLETPGVPRLAAVAAFEHHIHFEGAGYPRVASGWRQNLCSQLTTVSDFYDAQRTRRAYRDALSKELVAARVRAAAGTVLHPALAANFLQILEYFEDGQASGAAG